The following are encoded together in the Pithys albifrons albifrons isolate INPA30051 chromosome 5, PitAlb_v1, whole genome shotgun sequence genome:
- the LIN54 gene encoding protein lin-54 homolog isoform X1 — MEVVSAEVNSLLPEEIMDTGITLVEDDGIEAVIVSSPMGDSIPMETELEEIVTISSTSDSSAPTTATVTTESVTAPSSHAGDATANTTTPAPDVNAAAKPTFPSGLHKLGTQTPVTISANQIILNKTTDIKIGNQSIKPDGQKLIVTTLGKSGQPIVLALPHSQLPQAQKAVSQAQGGDSKVQGQQIKVVIGGRSEVKPVVGVSALTQGSQLINTAAQPSVLQSQQVKTVQIAKKTRTPTSGPVITKLIFAKPINSKAVTGQTTQVSPVIAGRVFSQSAPGTPPKTITISESGVIGSTLSTTQQTPNKIAISPLKSPNKLTVVSVASQPPSSPQKTVGVPLNVALGQQILTVQQSAPSSPGKAIVNHTTTQAVKSAVQTITVGGVGTSQFKTIIPLATAPNVQQIQVPGSKFHYVRLVTATTASSSTQSATQNPSTNTQPLQQAKPVVVNATPVRMSVPIVPAQTVKQVVPKPINSTSQIVTTSQPQQRLIMPATPLPQIQPNLTNLPPGTVLAPAPGAGNVGYAVLPAQYVTQLQQSSYVSIASNTGFTGTSSIQSQARLPFNGIISSESANRPRKPCNCTKSLCLKLYCDCFANGEFCNNCNCTNCYNNLDHENDRQKAIKACLDRNPEAFKPKIGKGKEGESDRRHSKGCNCKRSGCLKNYCECYEAKIMCSSICKCIGCKNFEESPERKTLMHLADAVEVRVQQQTAAKTKLSSQISDLLTRPTPALSSGGGKLPFTFVTKEVADATCECLLAQAEQAEKTGKSKAAAERMILEEFGRCLMRVISSAGKSKGDPCAMNC; from the exons ATGGAGGTGGTTTCAGCAGAAGTCAACAGCTTGCTCCCTGAGGAAATAATGGACACCGGCATAACTCTGGTGGAAGATGACGGCATCGAGGCAGTTATTGTGTCATCGCCGATGGGAGACTCTATTCCCATGGAAACAGAACTGGAAGAAATAGTGACCATAAGCTCCACCAGCGACTCGTCAGCTCCGACCACAGCCACAGTCACCACAGAGTCAGTCACTGCTCCCAGCAGCCATGCAGGGGATGCGACAGCGAACACCACGACCCCAGCACCTGATGTGAACGCTGCTGCAAAGCCCACCTTCCCCAGTGGCCTCCATAAACTTGGTACTCAGACCCCTGTCACTATATCAGCCAATCAAATTATTCTGAACAAGACCACCGATATTAAAATAGGCAATCAGAGTATTAAACCGGATGGACAAAAGCTCATTGTAACAACTTTGGGCAAGTCTGGCCAACCTATTGTTTTAGCATTACCCCACAGCCAACTCCCGCAGGCGCAGAAGGCTGTGTCCCAAGCCCAAGGCGGAGACTCCAAGGTACAAGGCCAGCAAATCAAAGTTGTTATTGGAGGTCGGTCGGAAGTGAAACCTGTTGTTGGTGTCTCGGCTTTGACGCAGGGGAGTCAGCTGATAAACACTGCGGCCCAGCCCTCTGTCTTGCAGTCTCAGCAAGTAAAAACAGTACAG ATTGCGAAGAAGACCCGCACCCCAACTTCTGGCCCGGTGATCACCAAGCTGATATTTGCAAAACCAATCAATAGCAAAGCTGTTACAGGGCAGACCACTCAAGTGTCACCAGTCATTGCAG GTAGGGTTTTTTCTCAGTCTGCTCCAGGGACACCACCAAAGACAATAACGATCTCTGAGAGCGGAGTCATTGGATCAACTTTGAGTACAACACAGCAGACACCGAATAAAATAGCTATCTCACCACTCAAATCCCCTAATAAG CTAACAGTGGTGTCAGTGGCCTCCCAgcctcccagctctccccagaAGACGGTGGGCGTCCCACTGAATGTAGCGTTAGGACAGCAGATCCTCACAGTGCAGCAGTCAGCGCCCTCCTCCCCTGGGAAGGCCATAGTCAACCACACAACCACCCAG GCTGTGAAATCAGCAGTGCAGACCATTACTGTAGGAGGAGTGGGTACATCTCAATTTAAGACAATTATTCCTTTGGCAACTGCGCCCAATGTTCAGCAGATTCAGGTACCTGGAAGCAAGTTCCATTATGTCAGACTCGTTACTGCCACAACAGCCAGTAGTTCAACCCAATCTGCCACCCAAAATCCCAGTACCAATACTCAGCCTCTTCAACAGG CAAAGCCAGTGGTGGTGAATGCGACCCCAGTGCGTATGTCCGTTCCCATAGTACCAGCACAGACTGTGAAACAG GTGGTGCCCAAACCAATCAACTCAACTTCACAGATAGTTACTACTAGTCAGCCCCAACAAAGACTTATTATGCCAGCCACTCCACTGCCACAGATACAGCCCAACCTCACCAACCTCCCACCAGGCACTGTGCTGGCACCAGCTCCTGGTGCGGGAAACGTTGGGTATGCCGTCCTTCCAGCTCAGTATGTCACACAG ctACAACAGTCATCGTATGTATCTATAGCAAGCAACACTGGCTTCACAGGGACATCTAGTATCCAGTCCCAAGCACGGCTGCCATTTAATGG aataatttcttctgAATCTGCCAACCGCCCCAGGAAGCCTTGCAATTGTACTAAGTCTCTGTGTTTGAAATT GTATTGTGATTGTTTTGCAAATGGTGAATTCTGTAATAACTGCAACTGTACAAATTGTTACAACAACCTGGACCATGAAAATGATAGGCAAAAAGCAATAAAG GCCTGCCTGGACAGAAACCCTGAAGCCTTCAAGCCCAAaatagggaaaggaaaggaaggagaatcAGATCGGAGACACAGCAAAGGGTGCAATTGTAAACGCTCGGGATGTCTCAAAAACTACTGTGAATGTTATGAG gCAAAAATCATGTGTTCTTCCATATGCAAATGCATTGGCTGtaaaaattttgaagaaagCCCAGAGCGAAAGACATTGATGCATTTAGCAGATGCTGTAGAAGTTAGAGTCCAGCAGCAGACTGCTGCAAAGACCAAGTTATCTTCCCAGATCTCGGATTTGCTGACGAGGCCAACACCAGCACTCAGCAGTGGTGGTGGGAA